The Nerophis lumbriciformis linkage group LG34, RoL_Nlum_v2.1, whole genome shotgun sequence genome includes a window with the following:
- the gpatch2 gene encoding G patch domain-containing protein 2 isoform X2 produces MFRAANRKTISKAGNGWHFRRTMDELVHDLVSALEESSEQAARGGFGDGGDHALSVGCLLKRQARKRRGRKRRSDNPHPPWETGHLSEGSESSVEEHKDYRASTGGVSANSHARDNSDSDEQLGPKRRTPLTSDMGRGKRPLWPDDLGILGAAEGTRSLRRRRKVKRMAVDPPAEPEPPSTMMLAPPPVPKPRMGARPHRLSPNEGRMAMEICGGGLSGPMGRKNRMKKRKLLPHRVGVEAADEGVVVESEELVTCPLEASKDKMELEVQKGSDEEMSDSETSSVSNSSDGGLYTNDEGRQGDDEQSDWFYEGEPGSGSAPGGACGVAGVIPWWERDAGSEELDLTDPVFNNILTGSFPLMTTDAKRGFQARLNRLHGHQKQGCGGQEPWFSSGSRRDHGQLHWDTRPDRGHWRSCSVKTANRQTSGHLGSLCMGDVKRRRKAAPLGSMAPSVVGENMPPIPDTNVGSRMLQSMGWKPGMGLGPEGRGITEPVRALQRPKGAGLGFN; encoded by the exons ATGTTCCGTGCGGCTAACAGAAAAACCATCAGCAAAGCGGGAAACGGCTG GCACTTTCGCCGGACTATGGACGAGCTGGTCCATGATCTGGTGTCAGCACTGGAGGAGAGCTCAGAGCAGGCGGCGCGGGGCGGCTTCGGCGATGGCGGTGACCACGCCCTGTCCGTGGGCTGCCTGCTGAAAAGACAGGCACGCAAACGCCGAGGCAGGAAACGGCGCTCGGACAACCCGCACCCGCCCTGGGAGACGGGACACCTGAGCGAGGGCTCGGAGTCCAGTGTAGAGGAACACAAG GACTACCGTGCCAGCACAGGAGGCGTGTCTGCCAACAGTCATGCTCGCGACAACAGCGACTCCGATGAGCAGCTCGGTCCCAAACGCCGCACCCCCTTGACTTCTGACATGGGCAGAGGCAAGCGACCCCTGTGGCCTGACGACCTGGGCATCTTAGGAGCCGCAGAAGGAACACGCAGCCTCAGGCGACGCCGCAAGGTCAAACGCATGGCCGTGGACCCGCCTGCAGAGCCGGAGCCCCCTTCCACTATGATGCTGGCTCCTCCGCCCGTCCCCAAACCCCGCATGGGAGCCAGACCCCACAGACTGAGCCCCAACGAAGGCAGGATGGCCATGGAGATCTGTGGAGGTGGGCTTTCGGGGCCGATGGGAAGGAAGAACAGGATGAAGAAGAGGAAGCTGCTCCCCCATAGAGTTGGGGTGGAGGCTGCCGACGAAGGCGTGGTGGTGGAGAGCGAGGAGCTCGTTACATGCCCACTGGAGGCCTCTAAGGACAAGATGGAGCTGGAGGTGCAGAAGGGGTCAGATGAGGAGATGAGTGACAG TGAGACCAGCAGTGTGAGTAACAGCAGTGACGGGGGCCTCTACACCAACGATGAGGGCAGACAAG GCGACGACGAGCAGAGCGATTGGTTCTACGAGGGTGAGCCCGGCTCCGGTTCGGCACCTGGTGGCGCTTGTGGCGTGGCGGGGGTCATCCCCTGGTGGGAGAGGGACGCCGGCTCGGAGGAACTAGATCTGACGGACCCGGTCTTCAACAACATACTCACAGGGTCCTTCCCCCTAATGACCACCGATGCCAAGAGAG GTTTCCAGGCCCGACTGAACCGTCTCCACGGACACCAGAAGCAGGGCTGCGGCGGTCAGGA GCCATGGTTCAGCTCAGGCTCCAGGAGAGACCACGGACAG TTGCACTGGGACACTCGTCCAGACAGAGGCCACTGGAGAAGCTGCTCTGTAAAAACAGCCAACAG ACAGACGAGCGGCCACCTCGGCTCCCTGTGCATGGGGGATGTCAAACGGAGGCGGAAAGCAGCCCCCCTCGGCTCCATGGCGCCCTCAG TGGTCGGGGAGAACATGCCCCCCATCCCGGACACCAACGTGGGCAGCCGCATGTTACAGAGCATGGGGTGGAAGCCGGGCATGGGCCTAGGCCCAGAGGGGCGGGGCATCACTGAGCCCGTCCGGGCCTTACAGAGACCGAAGGGCGCAGGTTTAGGTTTCAACTGA
- the gpatch2 gene encoding G patch domain-containing protein 2 isoform X1, translated as MFRAANRKTISKAGNGWHFRRTMDELVHDLVSALEESSEQAARGGFGDGGDHALSVGCLLKRQARKRRGRKRRSDNPHPPWETGHLSEGSESSVEEHKDYRASTGGVSANSHARDNSDSDEQLGPKRRTPLTSDMGRGKRPLWPDDLGILGAAEGTRSLRRRRKVKRMAVDPPAEPEPPSTMMLAPPPVPKPRMGARPHRLSPNEGRMAMEICGGGLSGPMGRKNRMKKRKLLPHRVGVEAADEGVVVESEELVTCPLEASKDKMELEVQKGSDEEMSDSETSSVSNSSDGGLYTNDEGRQGDDEQSDWFYEGEPGSGSAPGGACGVAGVIPWWERDAGSEELDLTDPVFNNILTGSFPLMTTDAKRGFQARLNRLHGHQKQGCGGQEPWFSSGSRRDHGQLHWDTRPDRGHWRSCSVKTANRQTSGHLGSLCMGDVKRRRKAAPLGSMAPSAVVGENMPPIPDTNVGSRMLQSMGWKPGMGLGPEGRGITEPVRALQRPKGAGLGFN; from the exons ATGTTCCGTGCGGCTAACAGAAAAACCATCAGCAAAGCGGGAAACGGCTG GCACTTTCGCCGGACTATGGACGAGCTGGTCCATGATCTGGTGTCAGCACTGGAGGAGAGCTCAGAGCAGGCGGCGCGGGGCGGCTTCGGCGATGGCGGTGACCACGCCCTGTCCGTGGGCTGCCTGCTGAAAAGACAGGCACGCAAACGCCGAGGCAGGAAACGGCGCTCGGACAACCCGCACCCGCCCTGGGAGACGGGACACCTGAGCGAGGGCTCGGAGTCCAGTGTAGAGGAACACAAG GACTACCGTGCCAGCACAGGAGGCGTGTCTGCCAACAGTCATGCTCGCGACAACAGCGACTCCGATGAGCAGCTCGGTCCCAAACGCCGCACCCCCTTGACTTCTGACATGGGCAGAGGCAAGCGACCCCTGTGGCCTGACGACCTGGGCATCTTAGGAGCCGCAGAAGGAACACGCAGCCTCAGGCGACGCCGCAAGGTCAAACGCATGGCCGTGGACCCGCCTGCAGAGCCGGAGCCCCCTTCCACTATGATGCTGGCTCCTCCGCCCGTCCCCAAACCCCGCATGGGAGCCAGACCCCACAGACTGAGCCCCAACGAAGGCAGGATGGCCATGGAGATCTGTGGAGGTGGGCTTTCGGGGCCGATGGGAAGGAAGAACAGGATGAAGAAGAGGAAGCTGCTCCCCCATAGAGTTGGGGTGGAGGCTGCCGACGAAGGCGTGGTGGTGGAGAGCGAGGAGCTCGTTACATGCCCACTGGAGGCCTCTAAGGACAAGATGGAGCTGGAGGTGCAGAAGGGGTCAGATGAGGAGATGAGTGACAG TGAGACCAGCAGTGTGAGTAACAGCAGTGACGGGGGCCTCTACACCAACGATGAGGGCAGACAAG GCGACGACGAGCAGAGCGATTGGTTCTACGAGGGTGAGCCCGGCTCCGGTTCGGCACCTGGTGGCGCTTGTGGCGTGGCGGGGGTCATCCCCTGGTGGGAGAGGGACGCCGGCTCGGAGGAACTAGATCTGACGGACCCGGTCTTCAACAACATACTCACAGGGTCCTTCCCCCTAATGACCACCGATGCCAAGAGAG GTTTCCAGGCCCGACTGAACCGTCTCCACGGACACCAGAAGCAGGGCTGCGGCGGTCAGGA GCCATGGTTCAGCTCAGGCTCCAGGAGAGACCACGGACAG TTGCACTGGGACACTCGTCCAGACAGAGGCCACTGGAGAAGCTGCTCTGTAAAAACAGCCAACAG ACAGACGAGCGGCCACCTCGGCTCCCTGTGCATGGGGGATGTCAAACGGAGGCGGAAAGCAGCCCCCCTCGGCTCCATGGCGCCCTCAG CAGTGGTCGGGGAGAACATGCCCCCCATCCCGGACACCAACGTGGGCAGCCGCATGTTACAGAGCATGGGGTGGAAGCCGGGCATGGGCCTAGGCCCAGAGGGGCGGGGCATCACTGAGCCCGTCCGGGCCTTACAGAGACCGAAGGGCGCAGGTTTAGGTTTCAACTGA
- the gpatch2 gene encoding G patch domain-containing protein 2 isoform X3 encodes MDELVHDLVSALEESSEQAARGGFGDGGDHALSVGCLLKRQARKRRGRKRRSDNPHPPWETGHLSEGSESSVEEHKDYRASTGGVSANSHARDNSDSDEQLGPKRRTPLTSDMGRGKRPLWPDDLGILGAAEGTRSLRRRRKVKRMAVDPPAEPEPPSTMMLAPPPVPKPRMGARPHRLSPNEGRMAMEICGGGLSGPMGRKNRMKKRKLLPHRVGVEAADEGVVVESEELVTCPLEASKDKMELEVQKGSDEEMSDSETSSVSNSSDGGLYTNDEGRQGDDEQSDWFYEGEPGSGSAPGGACGVAGVIPWWERDAGSEELDLTDPVFNNILTGSFPLMTTDAKRGFQARLNRLHGHQKQGCGGQEPWFSSGSRRDHGQLHWDTRPDRGHWRSCSVKTANRQTSGHLGSLCMGDVKRRRKAAPLGSMAPSAVVGENMPPIPDTNVGSRMLQSMGWKPGMGLGPEGRGITEPVRALQRPKGAGLGFN; translated from the exons ATGGACGAGCTGGTCCATGATCTGGTGTCAGCACTGGAGGAGAGCTCAGAGCAGGCGGCGCGGGGCGGCTTCGGCGATGGCGGTGACCACGCCCTGTCCGTGGGCTGCCTGCTGAAAAGACAGGCACGCAAACGCCGAGGCAGGAAACGGCGCTCGGACAACCCGCACCCGCCCTGGGAGACGGGACACCTGAGCGAGGGCTCGGAGTCCAGTGTAGAGGAACACAAG GACTACCGTGCCAGCACAGGAGGCGTGTCTGCCAACAGTCATGCTCGCGACAACAGCGACTCCGATGAGCAGCTCGGTCCCAAACGCCGCACCCCCTTGACTTCTGACATGGGCAGAGGCAAGCGACCCCTGTGGCCTGACGACCTGGGCATCTTAGGAGCCGCAGAAGGAACACGCAGCCTCAGGCGACGCCGCAAGGTCAAACGCATGGCCGTGGACCCGCCTGCAGAGCCGGAGCCCCCTTCCACTATGATGCTGGCTCCTCCGCCCGTCCCCAAACCCCGCATGGGAGCCAGACCCCACAGACTGAGCCCCAACGAAGGCAGGATGGCCATGGAGATCTGTGGAGGTGGGCTTTCGGGGCCGATGGGAAGGAAGAACAGGATGAAGAAGAGGAAGCTGCTCCCCCATAGAGTTGGGGTGGAGGCTGCCGACGAAGGCGTGGTGGTGGAGAGCGAGGAGCTCGTTACATGCCCACTGGAGGCCTCTAAGGACAAGATGGAGCTGGAGGTGCAGAAGGGGTCAGATGAGGAGATGAGTGACAG TGAGACCAGCAGTGTGAGTAACAGCAGTGACGGGGGCCTCTACACCAACGATGAGGGCAGACAAG GCGACGACGAGCAGAGCGATTGGTTCTACGAGGGTGAGCCCGGCTCCGGTTCGGCACCTGGTGGCGCTTGTGGCGTGGCGGGGGTCATCCCCTGGTGGGAGAGGGACGCCGGCTCGGAGGAACTAGATCTGACGGACCCGGTCTTCAACAACATACTCACAGGGTCCTTCCCCCTAATGACCACCGATGCCAAGAGAG GTTTCCAGGCCCGACTGAACCGTCTCCACGGACACCAGAAGCAGGGCTGCGGCGGTCAGGA GCCATGGTTCAGCTCAGGCTCCAGGAGAGACCACGGACAG TTGCACTGGGACACTCGTCCAGACAGAGGCCACTGGAGAAGCTGCTCTGTAAAAACAGCCAACAG ACAGACGAGCGGCCACCTCGGCTCCCTGTGCATGGGGGATGTCAAACGGAGGCGGAAAGCAGCCCCCCTCGGCTCCATGGCGCCCTCAG CAGTGGTCGGGGAGAACATGCCCCCCATCCCGGACACCAACGTGGGCAGCCGCATGTTACAGAGCATGGGGTGGAAGCCGGGCATGGGCCTAGGCCCAGAGGGGCGGGGCATCACTGAGCCCGTCCGGGCCTTACAGAGACCGAAGGGCGCAGGTTTAGGTTTCAACTGA